In Luteitalea sp. TBR-22, one genomic interval encodes:
- a CDS encoding toxin-antitoxin system YwqK family antitoxin encodes MIARSLLLVTLVVLSLETPPAPALGEVETRYADGTLASRETLKGGVREGVARTWWPNGRLRSQSTHRNGAYHGEYRTWRSNGQPYELRHYVDGREEGVQQSWDEQGRLYLNYEVRAGRRYGFVNAYPCAPGTMTGAPVARPRS; translated from the coding sequence GTGATCGCGCGGAGCCTGCTGCTGGTGACCCTGGTCGTCCTGTCCCTCGAAACGCCCCCGGCACCGGCCCTCGGGGAGGTGGAGACCAGGTATGCCGACGGCACGCTGGCCTCGCGCGAGACCCTGAAGGGCGGCGTGCGCGAGGGCGTGGCACGCACCTGGTGGCCGAACGGACGGCTGCGCTCGCAGTCGACTCACCGCAACGGCGCGTACCACGGCGAGTACCGCACGTGGCGCAGCAATGGGCAGCCCTACGAGCTCCGGCACTACGTCGATGGCCGGGAGGAGGGCGTGCAGCAGTCCTGGGACGAGCAGGGACGGCTCTATCTCAATTACGAAGTGCGTGCCGGGCGACGGTACGGGTTCGTCAATGCCTACCCGTGCGCGCCGGGCACGATGACGGGAGCACCGGTCGCGAGGCCTCGATCATGA
- a CDS encoding YHYH protein, with amino-acid sequence MRLIGITALVVLATACNSGSPTAPTTSTTASASTSATPVAAGVDTRGIYAQFQSAVTVAQSGTTVSLRSNGVPDHVSPYWGRGHAMYEAPHAGMVMAPNQIATQSLSMQVAASPAVGTASDTPLGPIGIAVNGVAIFNQYAAGRSPLAQEILTFDRFNGHPQQTGQYHYHVEPLWLTSNRGADSLIGVLLDGFPVYGPRDQDGSVPSALDSCNGHTHATREVPAGIYHYHVVSAPPYISGCFRGAAGRLG; translated from the coding sequence ATGCGATTGATTGGCATCACGGCCCTGGTGGTCCTGGCCACCGCCTGCAACTCGGGCTCCCCCACGGCGCCCACCACGTCGACGACGGCGAGCGCCTCGACGAGCGCCACCCCGGTCGCCGCCGGCGTCGACACACGCGGCATCTACGCGCAGTTCCAGTCGGCCGTCACGGTCGCGCAGTCGGGCACCACGGTCAGCCTGCGCTCCAACGGCGTGCCCGACCACGTGAGCCCCTACTGGGGTCGCGGGCACGCCATGTACGAGGCGCCGCACGCCGGCATGGTGATGGCCCCCAACCAGATCGCCACGCAGTCGCTGTCCATGCAGGTGGCTGCCTCGCCGGCCGTCGGCACCGCCTCGGACACACCCCTGGGCCCCATCGGCATCGCCGTCAACGGCGTGGCCATCTTCAACCAGTACGCGGCGGGGCGTTCGCCGCTCGCGCAGGAGATCCTGACGTTCGATCGGTTCAACGGCCACCCGCAGCAGACCGGCCAGTACCACTACCACGTCGAACCCCTCTGGCTCACGTCCAACCGCGGCGCCGACAGCCTGATCGGCGTGCTGCTCGATGGCTTCCCGGTGTACGGGCCTCGCGACCAGGACGGGTCGGTGCCGTCGGCGCTCGACAGCTGCAACGGACACACGCACGCGACGCGCGAGGTGCCGGCAGGCATCTACCACTATCACGTGGTGTCGGCCCCACCGTACATCTCGGGCTGCTTCCGCGGCGCCGCCGGGAGGCTGGGGTGA
- a CDS encoding response regulator transcription factor: MSLAVRARILLVEDDDRLGRQVADNLAAAGFDVTWRTRGDAVEDDDLGAASLVVLDLMLPGAHGLDVLKRIRERAHPVPVLVLSARQDTRDKVRAFELGADDYLAKPFWPEELLARVRARLRRPALADAGRAIDFGPLRVDPDTRRVTVEGTPVDLTRAEFAILAALARRPGAAVSRAALVQSALDPERDGDERTLDVHVSRLRKKLGAAGRLVGTVWGVGYRLAEPAP, encoded by the coding sequence GTGAGTCTCGCCGTGCGCGCCCGCATCCTCCTCGTGGAAGACGACGACCGACTGGGCCGGCAGGTCGCCGACAACCTGGCGGCGGCCGGCTTCGACGTGACGTGGCGGACGCGCGGCGACGCCGTGGAGGACGACGACCTGGGCGCGGCCAGCCTCGTGGTGCTCGACCTGATGCTGCCGGGGGCGCACGGACTCGACGTGCTCAAGCGGATTCGCGAGCGGGCCCACCCGGTGCCCGTGCTGGTGCTCAGCGCGCGGCAGGACACCCGCGACAAGGTGCGCGCCTTCGAGCTCGGCGCCGACGACTACCTCGCCAAGCCGTTCTGGCCGGAGGAACTGCTCGCGCGCGTGCGGGCCCGGCTCCGCCGCCCGGCCCTCGCCGACGCCGGCCGCGCCATCGACTTCGGACCGCTACGCGTCGATCCCGACACGCGGCGCGTCACCGTCGAGGGCACCCCGGTCGACCTGACGCGCGCGGAGTTCGCCATCCTCGCCGCGCTGGCGCGGCGCCCCGGGGCCGCCGTGTCGCGCGCCGCCCTCGTCCAGTCGGCCCTGGATCCGGAACGCGACGGCGACGAGCGCACGCTGGACGTGCACGTGTCGCGGCTGCGCAAGAAGCTGGGTGCCGCCGGGCGTCTCGTCGGCACGGTCTGGGGCGTCGGCTACCGGCTTGCGGAGCCAGCGCCGTGA